The DNA window AACAGCGTTTAGTAGCAGGTATGTTGGATAGAAAAAACTTATTAGACATAATAAGGGTCTTCACCATTTTCATAATAGATGATAAAGGAAAAAAAATAAAAATAGTTGGTAGATATCAACAATTTAGAGCGGTAAAACTGGCTACAAAAAAACTTATTGAAGGGAAAAATCCATTAGAGCGTGGTGGTATTATTTGGCATACACAAGGTTCGGGAAAATCTTTAACCATGATGTTTCTGGTTAGAGAAATGAAATTGAAACCAGAATTTATGTCTTGGAAAATTATTTTTGTAACCGACCGTACTCAGTTAGAAAATCAATTGGCAGAAACAGGTCAAAGTGTTGGTTTTACAATTAAACTAGCTAACTTTATCAATCCTAAAGCCAATCCAAATGGCAAAAGTTTAAAAGAATTATTGGCAAATGATAACTCTGATTTAGTTATGGCAATGATTCACAAATTTCAAGAAAATGGAGAATTAACGGGCTTTGAACTTTTTCCTGAGTTAAACAAAAGTGCCAATATTCTTATAATGACAGATGAAGCTCATCGTTCACAATATTCAATTTTGGCAGCCAATTTAGATATAGCAATGCCGAATGCGACATCTATTGGTTTTACAGGAACTCCGACAGGGAAAACAGAAAAGAAATATAAAGATTACATTGATAAATATACTATGCGTCAATCAATTGATGATGGCGTAACCTTAGAAATAATATATGAGGGCTTCACTCATAATGCTGAAATTCCTGACAGGGAGGGAATGGATAAAAAGTTTGCAGACGTTTTCGGTGACTATCAATTGATCGAACGATTACAGATACTGGGTTTTGGTTCAAGAAATGCTTATTTAGATAGTATAAACACCATTAGAGCAAAATCGAAAAACATGGTTTCTCACTATGTAGAAAATATATTTTCAAACAAATTCAAAGCGCAAATTGTTGCCAATTCTCGTGAAGCAACAGTACGTTATAAAGTTGCAATAGATGAAGCTTTAAAAGAAAAAATTGCAGAATTAGTGGTAGATAATCCAATGAAGATTGATGTTGAAACTTTAAAGAAAATGGAAGTTGCTGTTGTAATTTCTGGTAGTCATAATGATGAACTGCATATAAAGGCTTTTACAAATAAACAATACCATAAAAAGAGCATAAAAAGATTCAAATTACCTTTTGATAAATTTGATGAAGGAGAAAACTCAGTAAATGGCAATATAGGTATTGTTATAGTTAATAATATGCTACTTACTGGATTTGATGCTCCAATAGAACAAGTTATATACTTGGATAGAGTAATTATTGCACACAATCTTTTACAAGCTATTGCCAGGGTTAACCGTATAGGTCCAGAAGGGAAAAATAAAGGTTTTGTAATAGATTATGTTGGTGTTGGTCATCATTTAAAGAAAGCTTTAGAAATTTATGCAGAGAAAGAACTACAAGAAGTTTTAGATTGTATTTCAGATGGTGACGAAGAGTTAAACGATTTAATCAAAACACATAAAGAGCTGTGGGATTTTTTAAAAGAAAATGATTTAGATGATTTAACAGATATTGATGCTTTCTTTGATGTGTTTTATGATGAAGATATTCGTTTTGAATATATAAAATTATACAAAACTTTAACCATTTGTTTTAATAATGTATTACCAAGAAAAGAAGCGATGAACTTTTTCCAAGATTGGAAATCATTTACAGAAATTAATGTTTTAGCAAATAAGCATTTTAGAGATAATCGTTTTAGTATGAAAGGTATTCCTCCTAAGTTAAGAGGAATTGCAGATGAGTTTTTAACTTCAAAGGGAATTGAACAAAAGGTAGCTCCAATTTCAATTATTGCAGATGATTTTCAAAAAGGAGTAAATACAAAAAAACGCACTAAGACAAAAGCCGCCGAAGTAGAACATGCAATTCGTCATTACATTGATATAAATATTGATGAAGACCCAGAGCTATTTGTTTCTTTTTCTCAGGCATTACAGGAAATTCTCGAAAACTTCAAAGGTAATTGGAAAGTTATCTATGAAGAATTAGAAAAATTACGTCAAAAAATTAAGGATAGAGAGAAGGAAAAAACTTATGGCTTAGATCGTAAAAAACAAATGCCATTTTTTAGAGTTTTAAAAGCTGAATTATTTGATAATAGAAAACTAAATGAAGATGAAATAGCTCAAAATGTCAATTTAACTCAGCATATTTTTAACTTAGTTTCAAATGAATTAAAATTGACTGGATTTTGGGACAGTTCTCCTGCACAGTCAAAACTAAAAGCTGAAATTCAAAAATTATTATTATCAAAAGAATTCAGTAAAATTCCAAACATAATTTTAAAAAGAAAAGAGTTGATTTCAAGAATTATGGAAATCTCTAAAGCAAATCATTTTAGGATTATTGAAGAACTATGAAATTGGAATATAGCATAAAATATAGCAATCGTAAAACTTTAAATATTTCTGTTGAAAGAGATAGGACTATAATTGTGCGTGCCCCTAAAAGCCTATCGTTAGAAAGAATAGAAGATATTGTTCAATCCAAAAGGAACTGGATAAAAGATAAAATTAATCATTCGCAA is part of the Bacteroidales bacterium genome and encodes:
- a CDS encoding type I restriction endonuclease subunit R — encoded protein: MILNNDNKYRGNLGESLKLDEYSKVEQPLMEQLIGLGWNNGDNEVLELKMQQTPEQSYRTAFSEVVIQPKLRASLKKINPFLTVGQIDEVVRKITAFSKSSLLENNQQVLNLLLENTTVSKNEKTGELSPTIRFIDFENVENNIFTAISQFKVKISGTDHHIIPDVVLFINGLPVVVIEAKSPKTKEPIPEAIDQLLRYSEQRGNTGEGSKKLFYYNQFIITTCRTEAKFGTISTHTPKYFYRWTDPYPKILNDLKHGKSSPNDQQRLVAGMLDRKNLLDIIRVFTIFIIDDKGKKIKIVGRYQQFRAVKLATKKLIEGKNPLERGGIIWHTQGSGKSLTMMFLVREMKLKPEFMSWKIIFVTDRTQLENQLAETGQSVGFTIKLANFINPKANPNGKSLKELLANDNSDLVMAMIHKFQENGELTGFELFPELNKSANILIMTDEAHRSQYSILAANLDIAMPNATSIGFTGTPTGKTEKKYKDYIDKYTMRQSIDDGVTLEIIYEGFTHNAEIPDREGMDKKFADVFGDYQLIERLQILGFGSRNAYLDSINTIRAKSKNMVSHYVENIFSNKFKAQIVANSREATVRYKVAIDEALKEKIAELVVDNPMKIDVETLKKMEVAVVISGSHNDELHIKAFTNKQYHKKSIKRFKLPFDKFDEGENSVNGNIGIVIVNNMLLTGFDAPIEQVIYLDRVIIAHNLLQAIARVNRIGPEGKNKGFVIDYVGVGHHLKKALEIYAEKELQEVLDCISDGDEELNDLIKTHKELWDFLKENDLDDLTDIDAFFDVFYDEDIRFEYIKLYKTLTICFNNVLPRKEAMNFFQDWKSFTEINVLANKHFRDNRFSMKGIPPKLRGIADEFLTSKGIEQKVAPISIIADDFQKGVNTKKRTKTKAAEVEHAIRHYIDINIDEDPELFVSFSQALQEILENFKGNWKVIYEELEKLRQKIKDREKEKTYGLDRKKQMPFFRVLKAELFDNRKLNEDEIAQNVNLTQHIFNLVSNELKLTGFWDSSPAQSKLKAEIQKLLLSKEFSKIPNIILKRKELISRIMEISKANHFRIIEEL